A single region of the Microbulbifer sp. MKSA007 genome encodes:
- a CDS encoding GNAT family N-acetyltransferase: MENLRLKPMEEWQFPTLMSWLPDREQCQQWGGPDFRFPFEGRSFLEDCRWPELPSYALQDSSGDVLAFGQYYQHLGRCHLSRLIVSPNHRGAGLGRSLVVQLAQTGARALDAIECSLFVLRTNLAARTLYQKLGFEEAAYPGQRKWLDQCDFMVAPSVDFQQKQNIE, encoded by the coding sequence GTGGAGAACTTGAGACTGAAGCCAATGGAAGAGTGGCAATTCCCAACATTGATGTCCTGGCTACCTGATAGGGAGCAGTGCCAACAGTGGGGTGGTCCTGATTTCAGGTTTCCCTTCGAGGGGAGGTCCTTCTTGGAGGATTGTCGCTGGCCGGAGTTGCCCAGCTACGCGCTTCAGGATAGCAGCGGTGACGTGCTGGCTTTTGGGCAGTATTACCAACACCTGGGCCGCTGCCACCTAAGTCGCTTAATTGTCTCGCCTAATCATCGCGGAGCCGGATTAGGGCGTTCGCTGGTAGTACAGCTTGCGCAAACAGGAGCCAGAGCCCTGGATGCAATCGAGTGCTCTTTATTTGTCCTGCGTACTAATCTAGCGGCACGGACTCTCTACCAGAAATTGGGCTTTGAGGAAGCGGCTTACCCAGGGCAGCGAAAATGGCTGGATCAGTGCGATTTTATGGTCGCACCGTCTGTAGATTTTCAGCAGAAACAAAATATTGAATAG
- a CDS encoding GNAT family N-acetyltransferase: protein MPELIQPMTERLQLRQWRAEDKPVLAEMNADPRVMEFFPALLTRQQSDAGVDRSIAHIEKYGWGFWALELRETKELLGFVGMKNVTEDLPFTPAVEIGWRLAFPYWGKGYATEAAQASLDVAFNVLNLSEVVSFTALQNLRSQRVMERLGMRRDSLVFEHPLVPSESHLQRHCLYRLSADDWKKS from the coding sequence ATGCCTGAATTAATACAACCTATGACAGAGCGCTTACAGCTGCGCCAGTGGCGAGCGGAAGATAAGCCTGTACTTGCGGAAATGAATGCCGACCCCAGGGTGATGGAGTTCTTCCCCGCATTGCTGACGCGACAGCAGAGCGACGCCGGTGTGGATCGCAGTATTGCGCATATTGAGAAATACGGCTGGGGCTTTTGGGCCTTGGAGCTGAGAGAGACTAAAGAGCTTCTTGGATTTGTCGGCATGAAAAATGTGACCGAAGATTTGCCCTTCACTCCAGCGGTAGAGATTGGCTGGCGCTTGGCCTTTCCCTACTGGGGAAAAGGCTATGCCACGGAAGCCGCACAAGCCTCTTTGGATGTAGCTTTTAATGTCCTGAATCTCAGCGAAGTCGTTTCCTTTACTGCACTGCAAAACCTTCGTTCCCAGCGGGTGATGGAGCGGCTGGGTATGCGGCGGGATTCTCTCGTCTTTGAACATCCACTGGTCCCCAGCGAAAGCCATCTGCAGCGGCACTGCCTTTATCGCTTAAGTGCTGATGATTGGAAAAAATCTTGA
- the bla gene encoding subclass B3 metallo-beta-lactamase, giving the protein MNIRIQLAAIVMAAYSSFSAAENYAVLPQLETYKVPESWRQPVAPLKIAGNTWQIGTEGITSLLLKGKEGSILIDGGMEQTAEHLLENMRRLGVAPSDLKLILHSQAHADHVGSLAELKRVTGAQVVTNAESAVLMARGGANDIHFADELLYPPIKADRILHDGEQVVLGDLRLRVHFIPGHTPGSMAWTWEDKVDGKTKDIAYVDSLTAPGYQLIDNRRYPNILEDFRTSFARVRDLPCDLLLTPHAPASGWEFKNKAIQKKSVSCHQYAEKAKEKLSEKLEAEKDPAD; this is encoded by the coding sequence ATGAATATAAGAATCCAATTAGCCGCAATAGTGATGGCCGCTTATTCCAGTTTTTCGGCAGCGGAAAACTATGCTGTCTTACCACAACTGGAAACCTACAAGGTACCAGAATCCTGGCGTCAGCCGGTAGCGCCTCTAAAGATTGCAGGTAACACGTGGCAAATAGGTACCGAGGGAATTACCTCACTGTTATTAAAAGGCAAAGAGGGATCGATTCTAATTGATGGTGGCATGGAGCAGACGGCTGAGCATTTATTGGAGAATATGCGCAGGTTGGGAGTCGCCCCCTCGGATCTCAAGTTAATTTTGCACAGTCAGGCCCATGCAGACCATGTAGGTTCCTTAGCCGAGCTAAAACGCGTAACTGGTGCACAGGTAGTAACCAATGCCGAGTCAGCGGTGTTAATGGCTCGCGGTGGTGCCAATGATATTCATTTTGCCGACGAACTTTTATATCCGCCAATAAAGGCGGATCGTATCCTGCACGATGGCGAGCAAGTGGTTCTAGGGGATTTGCGTCTACGCGTACATTTTATCCCAGGCCATACACCAGGCAGTATGGCCTGGACCTGGGAAGACAAAGTTGATGGTAAAACTAAAGATATAGCTTATGTGGATAGCCTTACAGCGCCCGGTTATCAACTGATTGATAACCGCCGCTATCCCAATATCTTAGAGGACTTCCGCACAAGCTTTGCCCGTGTGCGGGATTTACCTTGTGATTTACTACTTACCCCTCATGCACCTGCCAGCGGTTGGGAGTTTAAAAACAAAGCTATACAGAAAAAATCAGTAAGCTGTCATCAATATGCAGAGAAAGCGAAAGAAAAATTAAGTGAAAAGCTGGAAGCTGAGAAAGATCCAGCTGACTAG
- a CDS encoding MarR family transcriptional regulator: MFFLKELPSQQMVEGYSKRFSVKDPAAVQGALTMMRDASLLLRELEGYFSEHGTSQLRFLVMIVIDREPQRDSLLASEIAERIDVSRPVMTRTLKSMVEDELIVMEADSSDGRAKCVALTENGKKFLQKILPGYFKTISKFMEELNK, from the coding sequence ATGTTTTTTCTCAAAGAACTTCCCTCACAACAGATGGTTGAGGGATATTCCAAACGATTTTCTGTAAAAGATCCCGCTGCCGTTCAGGGCGCCCTTACCATGATGCGGGATGCGAGTCTGCTATTGCGGGAGCTGGAGGGATATTTTTCTGAACACGGAACCTCCCAGCTGCGCTTCCTGGTAATGATCGTTATCGACCGGGAGCCTCAAAGAGATAGTTTGCTGGCTTCAGAAATCGCAGAGCGTATCGATGTTTCTCGCCCGGTAATGACACGAACCCTGAAAAGCATGGTGGAAGATGAGCTCATCGTTATGGAAGCAGACTCCAGCGATGGCAGGGCAAAATGTGTAGCACTTACTGAGAATGGAAAAAAATTTCTACAGAAAATCTTGCCCGGATATTTTAAGACAATTTCTAAATTTATGGAGGAATTGAACAAATGA
- a CDS encoding putative quinol monooxygenase: MNKHLFIIAKISPKAEFFMQAKQAILSIVANTLEEEGCLQFSVHEDRENLFLYEEWRSQEDLDKHYAMPYIAPIFEAYKEWLKEPVEINKLERLA; encoded by the coding sequence ATGAACAAGCATCTATTCATTATTGCCAAGATTTCCCCCAAGGCTGAATTCTTCATGCAAGCCAAACAGGCCATCCTGTCCATAGTGGCTAATACATTGGAGGAAGAGGGCTGCCTGCAGTTTTCTGTGCACGAGGATAGGGAAAACCTGTTTTTATACGAGGAGTGGCGCAGTCAGGAAGACTTAGACAAGCATTACGCTATGCCCTATATCGCTCCGATATTCGAAGCCTATAAAGAGTGGCTAAAAGAGCCTGTGGAGATCAATAAGCTGGAGAGGTTAGCTTAA
- a CDS encoding YopT-type cysteine protease domain-containing protein: MPLWMNRTARDTRRIIERVILAARARGCIRVVEFSQSPGSKIHTVLTKRGVGDGICIALALYWLEGQIKNRGYLDPMVGQNKRVIADALSPAIELFNATKAANTQMKDAHLWMNTHGFVGNMPRKEYVNRLRNWVGDYCCQGPDINQFRIISTRSFHSHTMALDLESLIFFDPNIGTFQFNYLAHLRNFLSDVIFPYGVGGREQGAQYLGRKVLHVLEMGSYSRDPNLNYFMS, encoded by the coding sequence ATGCCTTTATGGATGAATCGAACTGCAAGAGATACTCGCAGAATTATAGAAAGAGTTATCTTAGCAGCAAGAGCTCGGGGTTGTATTAGAGTTGTTGAGTTTTCACAATCCCCTGGAAGTAAAATTCACACTGTACTCACTAAAAGGGGAGTTGGAGATGGTATATGTATAGCACTAGCACTTTATTGGCTTGAGGGGCAAATTAAAAACAGGGGCTATCTAGACCCTATGGTCGGGCAGAATAAGAGAGTTATTGCTGATGCTCTTTCGCCGGCAATAGAATTATTTAATGCCACAAAAGCTGCGAATACTCAGATGAAGGATGCCCATTTGTGGATGAATACTCACGGTTTCGTAGGAAATATGCCCCGTAAAGAATATGTCAATAGACTTAGAAATTGGGTTGGTGATTACTGCTGTCAGGGGCCAGATATAAATCAATTTCGAATAATTTCCACTCGAAGTTTTCATTCGCATACTATGGCCTTGGATCTTGAAAGTTTGATATTTTTTGATCCAAATATTGGGACTTTCCAATTTAATTATCTGGCGCACCTGAGGAATTTTTTAAGCGATGTGATCTTTCCTTATGGGGTTGGGGGACGTGAACAAGGTGCACAATATTTGGGGCGTAAAGTGCTCCATGTTTTGGAAATGGGGTCTTATAGTCGGGATCCTAATTTAAATTACTTCATGAGCTGA
- a CDS encoding YifB family Mg chelatase-like AAA ATPase, with product MSLSVTYSRAQLGVSAPLVTVETHLANGLPAFHIVGLPEAAVRESRDRVRSALINSHFDFPQRRITVNLAPADLPKEGGRYDLAIAIGILSASGQVPTETLERYEFIGELALTGALREVSGSLPAAVACTNEDRKLVVPTENGAEAALATGEVSIANSLLQVCAELHGRESMPKAVVEPIAEEHLCADLADVRGQLKARRALEVAAAGSHNLLFYGPPGTGKTMLASRLPGILPPLTTEESLEVASVYSSAGLPHQSLRPFRAPHHSASPTALVGGGSTPRPGEISLAHRGVLFLDEMPEFPRHALEILREPLENGEVRISRARAQVTYPAHFQLVGAMNPCPCGYLGEPRCRCTPDQIDRYRNKLSGPLLDRIDMQVEVGAMNAVQLQDSAPGETSDTVRERVCAARQQQIQRQGKTNNLLKGAELEKHCALGEKEKHLLRQSVEKLGLSARSYHRVLKVARTLADLANSERISTTQIAEALAYRNLDRRQTATA from the coding sequence GTGAGCCTCTCAGTCACCTACTCCCGAGCTCAGCTCGGGGTCTCTGCACCTCTGGTTACCGTAGAAACCCACCTGGCAAATGGCCTCCCTGCTTTTCATATTGTGGGTTTACCGGAAGCGGCGGTGCGGGAGAGCCGCGACCGTGTCCGCAGCGCCCTAATCAATAGTCATTTCGACTTCCCCCAGCGCCGTATTACCGTCAACCTCGCCCCCGCCGACTTACCCAAGGAAGGTGGCCGCTACGATCTGGCCATCGCCATCGGCATTCTCAGCGCCTCGGGACAGGTTCCCACCGAAACTCTGGAACGTTATGAATTTATTGGCGAGCTAGCACTCACTGGCGCCTTGCGGGAAGTAAGTGGTAGCTTACCGGCAGCCGTAGCCTGCACCAATGAAGACCGTAAACTCGTTGTGCCTACCGAGAACGGTGCGGAAGCCGCGCTGGCAACCGGCGAAGTCAGCATTGCCAACTCCCTGCTGCAGGTTTGCGCCGAACTTCATGGACGTGAATCTATGCCTAAAGCTGTTGTAGAGCCTATTGCCGAAGAGCACCTTTGCGCAGACTTGGCCGATGTGCGCGGCCAACTAAAAGCCCGCCGCGCTCTCGAAGTGGCAGCAGCCGGGAGCCACAATCTGCTTTTTTACGGTCCTCCCGGCACCGGCAAAACCATGTTGGCCAGCCGCCTGCCGGGTATATTGCCCCCGCTGACAACTGAAGAGTCACTAGAGGTAGCGAGCGTTTACTCCAGCGCAGGCCTACCTCACCAGAGCCTGCGCCCTTTCAGGGCCCCGCACCACAGCGCCTCACCAACAGCGCTGGTCGGTGGTGGCAGCACCCCAAGGCCCGGTGAGATATCCCTCGCGCACCGGGGAGTCCTTTTTCTCGATGAAATGCCCGAATTTCCCAGGCACGCTCTGGAGATACTGCGGGAACCCCTGGAGAATGGTGAAGTGCGAATCTCCCGCGCCCGAGCCCAAGTCACCTACCCCGCCCACTTTCAGCTGGTTGGGGCTATGAACCCCTGCCCTTGTGGGTATTTAGGCGAGCCCCGCTGTCGCTGTACCCCAGACCAGATAGATCGATACCGCAACAAGCTTTCAGGCCCGTTGCTAGATCGTATCGACATGCAGGTAGAGGTGGGCGCTATGAATGCTGTGCAATTACAGGATTCAGCTCCCGGAGAAACTTCCGATACCGTGAGAGAGAGAGTTTGTGCCGCACGCCAGCAACAAATACAGCGGCAAGGTAAGACAAATAACCTGTTAAAAGGCGCAGAGCTGGAAAAGCACTGTGCCTTGGGGGAAAAGGAAAAGCACCTCTTACGACAGTCGGTGGAAAAACTGGGGCTATCCGCGCGTAGTTACCATCGGGTCCTTAAAGTAGCCCGAACCTTGGCAGACCTTGCTAATTCTGAACGTATAAGCACAACTCAAATTGCTGAAGCTTTGGCGTATCGCAATCTGGACAGGCGCCAAACGGCTACGGCATAA
- a CDS encoding accessory factor UbiK family protein, whose translation MAADKLQQLLKELQQQGAVVTSDLRSALEVSLDKLPLVSQREFDTQVEILRRTREKLARLEDKVEMLEQALAQRDSAAKD comes from the coding sequence GTGGCAGCAGATAAACTGCAACAGCTGCTGAAAGAGCTACAACAACAGGGCGCCGTGGTGACCAGTGACTTGCGCAGTGCTCTGGAAGTATCACTGGATAAATTGCCATTGGTCTCCCAGCGAGAGTTCGACACTCAGGTGGAGATACTGCGCCGGACCCGGGAAAAGCTGGCACGACTCGAGGATAAGGTCGAAATGCTGGAGCAAGCCCTGGCGCAGAGAGACAGCGCCGCCAAGGACTAA
- a CDS encoding TorF family putative porin — MENKMYKVATLVTGAVLALGAANLSMAAEGGPSISANVGLVSDYRFRGISQTDGGPAVQGGVDVDFGNGIYIGTWASQVDFDYGSDETDYEQDFYGGYSGDINDSVSFDVGYIYYAYHGGNADEDYQEIYGSLSFSDLTLGFAYSDDYWADTGEFYYPYAEYSFALPSDLSLDLHLGLNLFEEEGFLDGSDSYIDYSVSLSKEFGGLSLSASFVGTDVSDSECYETDWCEPTLLAGATYTW; from the coding sequence GTGGAAAATAAAATGTATAAAGTTGCCACTCTCGTCACCGGTGCCGTTCTTGCACTGGGCGCTGCAAATTTATCGATGGCTGCCGAGGGCGGTCCCAGCATTAGTGCCAATGTGGGTCTTGTTTCTGACTATCGATTCCGTGGAATTAGCCAGACTGATGGAGGCCCCGCAGTACAGGGTGGTGTCGATGTTGATTTTGGAAACGGCATTTATATTGGCACCTGGGCATCCCAAGTGGATTTTGATTACGGCTCCGATGAAACCGATTATGAACAGGATTTTTACGGCGGTTATAGCGGAGATATCAATGACAGTGTCAGCTTTGATGTTGGCTACATCTATTACGCCTATCACGGCGGTAATGCCGATGAAGATTATCAGGAAATATACGGCAGCCTGAGTTTTTCAGATTTAACGTTGGGGTTTGCCTATTCCGATGATTATTGGGCGGATACCGGTGAATTTTATTACCCTTATGCGGAATATAGTTTCGCTCTTCCCTCAGATCTTTCTCTCGATCTACATCTGGGATTAAACCTCTTTGAAGAAGAAGGTTTTCTCGATGGATCTGATTCCTATATCGATTACTCCGTTTCCCTCAGTAAAGAATTTGGTGGCTTGAGCCTGAGCGCTTCTTTCGTGGGCACCGATGTTAGCGATAGCGAATGTTACGAGACTGACTGGTGCGAACCTACATTGCTCGCCGGCGCGACTTATACCTGGTAA
- a CDS encoding P-II family nitrogen regulator: MKLITAIIKPFKLDAVRDALRESGVNGVTVTEVKGFGRQKGHTELYRGAEYVVDFLPKTMLQIAVADSQLDAVIEAIGSSAQSGKIGDGKIFVAELEQVVRIRTGETGNAAI, encoded by the coding sequence ATGAAATTAATCACTGCAATCATTAAACCCTTCAAGCTGGATGCTGTGAGAGATGCCCTGCGGGAGTCGGGGGTTAATGGTGTAACGGTCACTGAAGTGAAGGGCTTTGGTCGCCAAAAAGGGCATACGGAATTGTATCGCGGTGCAGAGTATGTGGTGGATTTTCTTCCGAAAACCATGCTGCAAATAGCGGTGGCAGATTCGCAACTGGATGCGGTTATCGAAGCAATTGGTTCCAGCGCGCAGAGTGGCAAGATCGGTGACGGAAAAATATTTGTCGCAGAGCTTGAGCAGGTTGTGCGTATACGTACCGGAGAAACCGGTAATGCAGCAATTTAA